In Gorilla gorilla gorilla isolate KB3781 chromosome 12, NHGRI_mGorGor1-v2.1_pri, whole genome shotgun sequence, the following are encoded in one genomic region:
- the TTC31 gene encoding tetratricopeptide repeat protein 31 isoform X7, whose amino-acid sequence MAPIPKTVGRIKLDCPLRPSCPLEVAAVPKLCKEFGPEDYGEEDIVDFLRRLVESDPQGLHRIHVDGSSGRLQLWHHDYLLGHLDDEGKSTGQSDRGKGAEGLGTYCGLRKSFLYPPQESEPCPQSPSASATFPSVSDSLLQVAMPQKLLVTEEEANRLAEELVAEEERMKQKAEKKRLKKKRQKERKRQERLEQYCGEPKASTTSDGDESPPSSPGNPVQGQCGEEEDSLDLSSTFVSLALRKVGDWPLSARREKGLNQEPQGRGLALQKMGQEEESPPREERPQQSSKVQASPGLLAAALQQSQELAKLGTSFAQNGFYHEAVVLFTQALKLNPQDHRLFGNRSFCHERLGQPAWALADAQVALTLRPGWPRGLFRLGKALMGLQRFREAAAVFQETLRDGSQPDAARELRSCLLHLTLQGQRGGICAPPLSPGALQPLPHAELAPSGLPSLRCPRSTALRSPGLSPLLHYPSCHRSHPNQPLSQTQSRRPHPLQPQDPSKGWDILGLGLQHLSQAR is encoded by the exons ATGGCGCCGATTCCGAAGACTGTCGGGCGGATCAAGCTAG ACTGCCCTCTACGGCCCAGCTGCCCACTGGAGGTCGCTGCTGTACCCAAACTTTGCAAGGAATTCGGACCAGAGGATTACGGCGAAGAG gacATAGTGGATTTTCTTCGACGGCTTGTGGAGAGTGATCCCCAGGGCCTGCACCGGATCCATGTGGATGGGAGCAGCGGGCGGCTGCAGCTGTGGCACCATG ATTACCTCCTGGGCCACTTGGATGATGAAGGGAAATCAACTGGACAGAGTGACAGGGGCAAGGGGGCTGAGGGACTGGGCACCTACTGTGGTCTCCGCAAGTCCTTCCTGTATCCTCCCCAAGAGTCTGAGCCCTGCCCTCAAAGcccctctgcctctgccaccttCCCCAGTGTCTCAGACAGCCTGCTTCAGGTGGCCATGCCCCAGAAGCTCCTGGTGACAGAAGAG GAAGCCAATCGCCTGGCTGAGGAGCTGGTGGCTGAGGAGGAGCGCATgaaacagaaagcagagaaaaagcGACTCAAGAAGAAG CGTCAAAAGGAACGGAAGCGACAGGAGCGTTTGGAGCAGTACTGTGGGGAGCCCAAG GCCAGCACTacctcagatggagatgagagcCCCCCATCCAGCCCTGGAAACCCAGTTCAGGGACAGTGTGGTGAAGAAGAG GACTCACTGGATCTATCTAGCACTTTTGTGTCTCTGGCTTTGCGCAAGGTTGGGGATTGGCCCCTCAGTGCCCGCAGAGAGAAGGGACTGAACCAGGAGCCCCAAGGCAGGGGTCTGGCCCTCCAGAAGATGGGTCAAGAGGAAGAGAGCCCTCCAAGAGAGGAGAGGCCCCAGCAGAGTTCAAAGGTACAG GCATCTCCGGGACTGCTGGCAGCTGCCTTACAACAGAGCCAGGAACTGGCAA AGTTGGGTACCAGCTTTGCTCAAAATGGTTTCTACCATGAGGCCGTGGTCCTCTTCACCCAGGCCTTGAAGCTCAACCCCCAGGACCACCG GTTATTTGGAAATCGTTCCTTCTGCCATGAGAGGTTGGGTCAGCCAGCGTGGGCCCTGGCTGATGCCCAGGTGGCCCTTACCCTACGGCCTGGCTGGCCCCGGGGCCTCTTCCGCCTGGGCAAGGCCttgatgggactacag CGCTTCAGAGAGGCAGCTGCTGTGTTTCAGGAAACTCTGAGAGATGGGTCCCAGCCTGACGCAGCCCGAGAGCTCCGCTCTTGCCTTCTCCACCTCACACTG cAGGGTCAGCGAGGAGGAATCTGTGCACCACCTCTGTCACCTGGGGCCCTCCAGCCACTTCCCCATGCTGAGCTGGCACCCTCAGGCCTACCTTCCCTCAGGTGCCCTCGAAGCACTGCTTTGAGGTCCCCTGGCCTGTCTCCACTCTTGCATTATCCTTCATGTCACCGAAGCCACCCCAACCAGCCCCTCTCCCAGACTCAGAGTAGAAGGCCCCATCCTCTCCAGCCCCAGGACCCTTCAAAGGGCTGGGACATCCTGGGACTTGGGCTCCAGCATCTGTCTCAGGCCAGATGA
- the TTC31 gene encoding tetratricopeptide repeat protein 31 isoform X6, with protein sequence MAPIPKTVGRIKLDCPLRPSCPLEVAAVPKLCKEFGPEDYGEEDIVDFLRRLVESDPQGLHRIHVDGSSGRLQLWHHDYLLGHLDDEGKSTGQSDRGKGAEGLGTYCGLRKSFLYPPQESEPCPQSPSASATFPSVSDSLLQVAMPQKLLVTEEEANRLAEELVAEEERMKQKAEKKRLKKKRQKERKRQERLEQYCGEPKASTTSDGDESPPSSPGNPVQGQCGEEEDSLDLSSTFVSLALRKVGDWPLSARREKGLNQEPQGRGLALQKMGQEEESPPREERPQQSSKEKDLGRLRPQDLLDFAPYPQASPGLLAAALQQSQELAKLGTSFAQNGFYHEAVVLFTQALKLNPQDHRLFGNRSFCHERLGQPAWALADAQVALTLRPGWPRGLFRLGKALMGLQETLRDGSQPDAARELRSCLLHLTLQGQRGGICAPPLSPGALQPLPHAELAPSGLPSLRCPRSTALRSPGLSPLLHYPSCHRSHPNQPLSQTQSRRPHPLQPQDPSKGWDILGLGLQHLSQAR encoded by the exons ATGGCGCCGATTCCGAAGACTGTCGGGCGGATCAAGCTAG ACTGCCCTCTACGGCCCAGCTGCCCACTGGAGGTCGCTGCTGTACCCAAACTTTGCAAGGAATTCGGACCAGAGGATTACGGCGAAGAG gacATAGTGGATTTTCTTCGACGGCTTGTGGAGAGTGATCCCCAGGGCCTGCACCGGATCCATGTGGATGGGAGCAGCGGGCGGCTGCAGCTGTGGCACCATG ATTACCTCCTGGGCCACTTGGATGATGAAGGGAAATCAACTGGACAGAGTGACAGGGGCAAGGGGGCTGAGGGACTGGGCACCTACTGTGGTCTCCGCAAGTCCTTCCTGTATCCTCCCCAAGAGTCTGAGCCCTGCCCTCAAAGcccctctgcctctgccaccttCCCCAGTGTCTCAGACAGCCTGCTTCAGGTGGCCATGCCCCAGAAGCTCCTGGTGACAGAAGAG GAAGCCAATCGCCTGGCTGAGGAGCTGGTGGCTGAGGAGGAGCGCATgaaacagaaagcagagaaaaagcGACTCAAGAAGAAG CGTCAAAAGGAACGGAAGCGACAGGAGCGTTTGGAGCAGTACTGTGGGGAGCCCAAG GCCAGCACTacctcagatggagatgagagcCCCCCATCCAGCCCTGGAAACCCAGTTCAGGGACAGTGTGGTGAAGAAGAG GACTCACTGGATCTATCTAGCACTTTTGTGTCTCTGGCTTTGCGCAAGGTTGGGGATTGGCCCCTCAGTGCCCGCAGAGAGAAGGGACTGAACCAGGAGCCCCAAGGCAGGGGTCTGGCCCTCCAGAAGATGGGTCAAGAGGAAGAGAGCCCTCCAAGAGAGGAGAGGCCCCAGCAGAGTTCAAAG GAGAaggatttggggaggctgagacctcAAGACCTGCTTGACTTTGCACCCTATCCCCAGGCATCTCCGGGACTGCTGGCAGCTGCCTTACAACAGAGCCAGGAACTGGCAA AGTTGGGTACCAGCTTTGCTCAAAATGGTTTCTACCATGAGGCCGTGGTCCTCTTCACCCAGGCCTTGAAGCTCAACCCCCAGGACCACCG GTTATTTGGAAATCGTTCCTTCTGCCATGAGAGGTTGGGTCAGCCAGCGTGGGCCCTGGCTGATGCCCAGGTGGCCCTTACCCTACGGCCTGGCTGGCCCCGGGGCCTCTTCCGCCTGGGCAAGGCCttgatgggactacag GAAACTCTGAGAGATGGGTCCCAGCCTGACGCAGCCCGAGAGCTCCGCTCTTGCCTTCTCCACCTCACACTG cAGGGTCAGCGAGGAGGAATCTGTGCACCACCTCTGTCACCTGGGGCCCTCCAGCCACTTCCCCATGCTGAGCTGGCACCCTCAGGCCTACCTTCCCTCAGGTGCCCTCGAAGCACTGCTTTGAGGTCCCCTGGCCTGTCTCCACTCTTGCATTATCCTTCATGTCACCGAAGCCACCCCAACCAGCCCCTCTCCCAGACTCAGAGTAGAAGGCCCCATCCTCTCCAGCCCCAGGACCCTTCAAAGGGCTGGGACATCCTGGGACTTGGGCTCCAGCATCTGTCTCAGGCCAGATGA
- the TTC31 gene encoding tetratricopeptide repeat protein 31 isoform X2, with translation MAPIPKTVGRIKLDCPLRPSCPLEVAAVPKLCKEFGPEDYGEEDIVDFLRRLVESDPQGLHRIHVDGSSGRLQLWHHDYLLGHLDDEGKSTGQSDRGKGAEGLGTYCGLRKSFLYPPQESEPCPQSPSASATFPSVSDSLLQVAMPQKLLVTEEEANRLAEELVAEEERMKQKAEKKRLKKKRQKERKRQERLEQYCGEPKASTTSDGDESPPSSPGNPVQGQCGEEEDSLDLSSTFVSLALRKVGDWPLSARREKGLNQEPQGRGLALQKMGQEEESPPREERPQQSSKVQEKDLGRLRPQDLLDFAPYPQASPGLLAAALQQSQELAKLGTSFAQNGFYHEAVVLFTQALKLNPQDHRLFGNRSFCHERLGQPAWALADAQVALTLRPGWPRGLFRLGKALMGLQRFREAAAVFQETLRDGSQPDAARELRSCLLHLTLGQRGGICAPPLSPGALQPLPHAELAPSGLPSLRCPRSTALRSPGLSPLLHYPSCHRSHPNQPLSQTQSRRPHPLQPQDPSKGWDILGLGLQHLSQAR, from the exons ATGGCGCCGATTCCGAAGACTGTCGGGCGGATCAAGCTAG ACTGCCCTCTACGGCCCAGCTGCCCACTGGAGGTCGCTGCTGTACCCAAACTTTGCAAGGAATTCGGACCAGAGGATTACGGCGAAGAG gacATAGTGGATTTTCTTCGACGGCTTGTGGAGAGTGATCCCCAGGGCCTGCACCGGATCCATGTGGATGGGAGCAGCGGGCGGCTGCAGCTGTGGCACCATG ATTACCTCCTGGGCCACTTGGATGATGAAGGGAAATCAACTGGACAGAGTGACAGGGGCAAGGGGGCTGAGGGACTGGGCACCTACTGTGGTCTCCGCAAGTCCTTCCTGTATCCTCCCCAAGAGTCTGAGCCCTGCCCTCAAAGcccctctgcctctgccaccttCCCCAGTGTCTCAGACAGCCTGCTTCAGGTGGCCATGCCCCAGAAGCTCCTGGTGACAGAAGAG GAAGCCAATCGCCTGGCTGAGGAGCTGGTGGCTGAGGAGGAGCGCATgaaacagaaagcagagaaaaagcGACTCAAGAAGAAG CGTCAAAAGGAACGGAAGCGACAGGAGCGTTTGGAGCAGTACTGTGGGGAGCCCAAG GCCAGCACTacctcagatggagatgagagcCCCCCATCCAGCCCTGGAAACCCAGTTCAGGGACAGTGTGGTGAAGAAGAG GACTCACTGGATCTATCTAGCACTTTTGTGTCTCTGGCTTTGCGCAAGGTTGGGGATTGGCCCCTCAGTGCCCGCAGAGAGAAGGGACTGAACCAGGAGCCCCAAGGCAGGGGTCTGGCCCTCCAGAAGATGGGTCAAGAGGAAGAGAGCCCTCCAAGAGAGGAGAGGCCCCAGCAGAGTTCAAAGGTACAG GAGAaggatttggggaggctgagacctcAAGACCTGCTTGACTTTGCACCCTATCCCCAGGCATCTCCGGGACTGCTGGCAGCTGCCTTACAACAGAGCCAGGAACTGGCAA AGTTGGGTACCAGCTTTGCTCAAAATGGTTTCTACCATGAGGCCGTGGTCCTCTTCACCCAGGCCTTGAAGCTCAACCCCCAGGACCACCG GTTATTTGGAAATCGTTCCTTCTGCCATGAGAGGTTGGGTCAGCCAGCGTGGGCCCTGGCTGATGCCCAGGTGGCCCTTACCCTACGGCCTGGCTGGCCCCGGGGCCTCTTCCGCCTGGGCAAGGCCttgatgggactacag CGCTTCAGAGAGGCAGCTGCTGTGTTTCAGGAAACTCTGAGAGATGGGTCCCAGCCTGACGCAGCCCGAGAGCTCCGCTCTTGCCTTCTCCACCTCACACTG GGTCAGCGAGGAGGAATCTGTGCACCACCTCTGTCACCTGGGGCCCTCCAGCCACTTCCCCATGCTGAGCTGGCACCCTCAGGCCTACCTTCCCTCAGGTGCCCTCGAAGCACTGCTTTGAGGTCCCCTGGCCTGTCTCCACTCTTGCATTATCCTTCATGTCACCGAAGCCACCCCAACCAGCCCCTCTCCCAGACTCAGAGTAGAAGGCCCCATCCTCTCCAGCCCCAGGACCCTTCAAAGGGCTGGGACATCCTGGGACTTGGGCTCCAGCATCTGTCTCAGGCCAGATGA
- the TTC31 gene encoding tetratricopeptide repeat protein 31 isoform X18, whose product MPQKLLVTEEEANRLAEELVAEEERMKQKAEKKRLKKKRQKERKRQERLEQYCGEPKASTTSDGDESPPSSPGNPVQGQCGEEEDSLDLSSTFVSLALRKVGDWPLSARREKGLNQEPQGRGLALQKMGQEEESPPREERPQQSSKVQEKDLGRLRPQDLLDFAPYPQASPGLLAAALQQSQELAKLGTSFAQNGFYHEAVVLFTQALKLNPQDHRLFGNRSFCHERLGQPAWALADAQVALTLRPGWPRGLFRLGKALMGLQRFREAAAVFQETLRDGSQPDAARELRSCLLHLTLQGQRGGICAPPLSPGALQPLPHAELAPSGLPSLRCPRSTALRSPGLSPLLHYPSCHRSHPNQPLSQTQSRRPHPLQPQDPSKGWDILGLGLQHLSQAR is encoded by the exons ATGCCCCAGAAGCTCCTGGTGACAGAAGAG GAAGCCAATCGCCTGGCTGAGGAGCTGGTGGCTGAGGAGGAGCGCATgaaacagaaagcagagaaaaagcGACTCAAGAAGAAG CGTCAAAAGGAACGGAAGCGACAGGAGCGTTTGGAGCAGTACTGTGGGGAGCCCAAG GCCAGCACTacctcagatggagatgagagcCCCCCATCCAGCCCTGGAAACCCAGTTCAGGGACAGTGTGGTGAAGAAGAG GACTCACTGGATCTATCTAGCACTTTTGTGTCTCTGGCTTTGCGCAAGGTTGGGGATTGGCCCCTCAGTGCCCGCAGAGAGAAGGGACTGAACCAGGAGCCCCAAGGCAGGGGTCTGGCCCTCCAGAAGATGGGTCAAGAGGAAGAGAGCCCTCCAAGAGAGGAGAGGCCCCAGCAGAGTTCAAAGGTACAG GAGAaggatttggggaggctgagacctcAAGACCTGCTTGACTTTGCACCCTATCCCCAGGCATCTCCGGGACTGCTGGCAGCTGCCTTACAACAGAGCCAGGAACTGGCAA AGTTGGGTACCAGCTTTGCTCAAAATGGTTTCTACCATGAGGCCGTGGTCCTCTTCACCCAGGCCTTGAAGCTCAACCCCCAGGACCACCG GTTATTTGGAAATCGTTCCTTCTGCCATGAGAGGTTGGGTCAGCCAGCGTGGGCCCTGGCTGATGCCCAGGTGGCCCTTACCCTACGGCCTGGCTGGCCCCGGGGCCTCTTCCGCCTGGGCAAGGCCttgatgggactacag CGCTTCAGAGAGGCAGCTGCTGTGTTTCAGGAAACTCTGAGAGATGGGTCCCAGCCTGACGCAGCCCGAGAGCTCCGCTCTTGCCTTCTCCACCTCACACTG cAGGGTCAGCGAGGAGGAATCTGTGCACCACCTCTGTCACCTGGGGCCCTCCAGCCACTTCCCCATGCTGAGCTGGCACCCTCAGGCCTACCTTCCCTCAGGTGCCCTCGAAGCACTGCTTTGAGGTCCCCTGGCCTGTCTCCACTCTTGCATTATCCTTCATGTCACCGAAGCCACCCCAACCAGCCCCTCTCCCAGACTCAGAGTAGAAGGCCCCATCCTCTCCAGCCCCAGGACCCTTCAAAGGGCTGGGACATCCTGGGACTTGGGCTCCAGCATCTGTCTCAGGCCAGATGA
- the TTC31 gene encoding tetratricopeptide repeat protein 31 isoform X17, giving the protein MPQKLLVTEEEANRLAEELVAEEERMKQKAEKKRLKKKRQKERKRQERLEQYCGEPKASTTSDGDESPPSSPGNPVQGQCGEEEDSLDLSSTFVSLALRKVGDWPLSARREKGLNQEPQGRGLALQKMGQEEESPPREERPQQSSKVQASPGLLAAALQQSQELAKLGTSFAQNGFYHEAVVLFTQALKLNPQDHRLFGNRSFCHERLGQPAWALADAQVALTLRPGWPRGLFRLGKALMGLQETLRDGSQPDAARELRSCLLHLTLGQRGGICAPPLSPGALQPLPHAELAPSGLPSLRCPRSTALRSPGLSPLLHYPSCHRSHPNQPLSQTQSRRPHPLQPQDPSKGWDILGLGLQHLSQAR; this is encoded by the exons ATGCCCCAGAAGCTCCTGGTGACAGAAGAG GAAGCCAATCGCCTGGCTGAGGAGCTGGTGGCTGAGGAGGAGCGCATgaaacagaaagcagagaaaaagcGACTCAAGAAGAAG CGTCAAAAGGAACGGAAGCGACAGGAGCGTTTGGAGCAGTACTGTGGGGAGCCCAAG GCCAGCACTacctcagatggagatgagagcCCCCCATCCAGCCCTGGAAACCCAGTTCAGGGACAGTGTGGTGAAGAAGAG GACTCACTGGATCTATCTAGCACTTTTGTGTCTCTGGCTTTGCGCAAGGTTGGGGATTGGCCCCTCAGTGCCCGCAGAGAGAAGGGACTGAACCAGGAGCCCCAAGGCAGGGGTCTGGCCCTCCAGAAGATGGGTCAAGAGGAAGAGAGCCCTCCAAGAGAGGAGAGGCCCCAGCAGAGTTCAAAGGTACAG GCATCTCCGGGACTGCTGGCAGCTGCCTTACAACAGAGCCAGGAACTGGCAA AGTTGGGTACCAGCTTTGCTCAAAATGGTTTCTACCATGAGGCCGTGGTCCTCTTCACCCAGGCCTTGAAGCTCAACCCCCAGGACCACCG GTTATTTGGAAATCGTTCCTTCTGCCATGAGAGGTTGGGTCAGCCAGCGTGGGCCCTGGCTGATGCCCAGGTGGCCCTTACCCTACGGCCTGGCTGGCCCCGGGGCCTCTTCCGCCTGGGCAAGGCCttgatgggactacag GAAACTCTGAGAGATGGGTCCCAGCCTGACGCAGCCCGAGAGCTCCGCTCTTGCCTTCTCCACCTCACACTG GGTCAGCGAGGAGGAATCTGTGCACCACCTCTGTCACCTGGGGCCCTCCAGCCACTTCCCCATGCTGAGCTGGCACCCTCAGGCCTACCTTCCCTCAGGTGCCCTCGAAGCACTGCTTTGAGGTCCCCTGGCCTGTCTCCACTCTTGCATTATCCTTCATGTCACCGAAGCCACCCCAACCAGCCCCTCTCCCAGACTCAGAGTAGAAGGCCCCATCCTCTCCAGCCCCAGGACCCTTCAAAGGGCTGGGACATCCTGGGACTTGGGCTCCAGCATCTGTCTCAGGCCAGATGA
- the TTC31 gene encoding tetratricopeptide repeat protein 31 isoform X16: MPQKLLVTEEEANRLAEELVAEEERMKQKAEKKRLKKKRQKERKRQERLEQYCGEPKASTTSDGDESPPSSPGNPVQGQCGEEEDSLDLSSTFVSLALRKVGDWPLSARREKGLNQEPQGRGLALQKMGQEEESPPREERPQQSSKVQASPGLLAAALQQSQELAKLGTSFAQNGFYHEAVVLFTQALKLNPQDHRLFGNRSFCHERLGQPAWALADAQVALTLRPGWPRGLFRLGKALMGLQRFREAAAVFQETLRDGSQPDAARELRSCLLHLTLQGQRGGICAPPLSPGALQPLPHAELAPSGLPSLRCPRSTALRSPGLSPLLHYPSCHRSHPNQPLSQTQSRRPHPLQPQDPSKGWDILGLGLQHLSQAR, from the exons ATGCCCCAGAAGCTCCTGGTGACAGAAGAG GAAGCCAATCGCCTGGCTGAGGAGCTGGTGGCTGAGGAGGAGCGCATgaaacagaaagcagagaaaaagcGACTCAAGAAGAAG CGTCAAAAGGAACGGAAGCGACAGGAGCGTTTGGAGCAGTACTGTGGGGAGCCCAAG GCCAGCACTacctcagatggagatgagagcCCCCCATCCAGCCCTGGAAACCCAGTTCAGGGACAGTGTGGTGAAGAAGAG GACTCACTGGATCTATCTAGCACTTTTGTGTCTCTGGCTTTGCGCAAGGTTGGGGATTGGCCCCTCAGTGCCCGCAGAGAGAAGGGACTGAACCAGGAGCCCCAAGGCAGGGGTCTGGCCCTCCAGAAGATGGGTCAAGAGGAAGAGAGCCCTCCAAGAGAGGAGAGGCCCCAGCAGAGTTCAAAGGTACAG GCATCTCCGGGACTGCTGGCAGCTGCCTTACAACAGAGCCAGGAACTGGCAA AGTTGGGTACCAGCTTTGCTCAAAATGGTTTCTACCATGAGGCCGTGGTCCTCTTCACCCAGGCCTTGAAGCTCAACCCCCAGGACCACCG GTTATTTGGAAATCGTTCCTTCTGCCATGAGAGGTTGGGTCAGCCAGCGTGGGCCCTGGCTGATGCCCAGGTGGCCCTTACCCTACGGCCTGGCTGGCCCCGGGGCCTCTTCCGCCTGGGCAAGGCCttgatgggactacag CGCTTCAGAGAGGCAGCTGCTGTGTTTCAGGAAACTCTGAGAGATGGGTCCCAGCCTGACGCAGCCCGAGAGCTCCGCTCTTGCCTTCTCCACCTCACACTG cAGGGTCAGCGAGGAGGAATCTGTGCACCACCTCTGTCACCTGGGGCCCTCCAGCCACTTCCCCATGCTGAGCTGGCACCCTCAGGCCTACCTTCCCTCAGGTGCCCTCGAAGCACTGCTTTGAGGTCCCCTGGCCTGTCTCCACTCTTGCATTATCCTTCATGTCACCGAAGCCACCCCAACCAGCCCCTCTCCCAGACTCAGAGTAGAAGGCCCCATCCTCTCCAGCCCCAGGACCCTTCAAAGGGCTGGGACATCCTGGGACTTGGGCTCCAGCATCTGTCTCAGGCCAGATGA
- the TTC31 gene encoding tetratricopeptide repeat protein 31 isoform X8: protein MAPIPKTVGRIKLDCPLRPSCPLEVAAVPKLCKEFGPEDYGEEDIVDFLRRLVESDPQGLHRIHVDGSSGRLQLWHHDYLLGHLDDEGKSTGQSDRGKGAEGLGTYCGLRKSFLYPPQESEPCPQSPSASATFPSVSDSLLQVAMPQKLLVTEEEANRLAEELVAEEERMKQKAEKKRLKKKRQKERKRQERLEQYCGEPKASTTSDGDESPPSSPGNPVQGQCGEEEDSLDLSSTFVSLALRKVGDWPLSARREKGLNQEPQGRGLALQKMGQEEESPPREERPQQSSKVQASPGLLAAALQQSQELAKLGTSFAQNGFYHEAVVLFTQALKLNPQDHRLFGNRSFCHERLGQPAWALADAQVALTLRPGWPRGLFRLGKALMGLQRFREAAAVFQETLRDGSQPDAARELRSCLLHLTLGQRGGICAPPLSPGALQPLPHAELAPSGLPSLRCPRSTALRSPGLSPLLHYPSCHRSHPNQPLSQTQSRRPHPLQPQDPSKGWDILGLGLQHLSQAR from the exons ATGGCGCCGATTCCGAAGACTGTCGGGCGGATCAAGCTAG ACTGCCCTCTACGGCCCAGCTGCCCACTGGAGGTCGCTGCTGTACCCAAACTTTGCAAGGAATTCGGACCAGAGGATTACGGCGAAGAG gacATAGTGGATTTTCTTCGACGGCTTGTGGAGAGTGATCCCCAGGGCCTGCACCGGATCCATGTGGATGGGAGCAGCGGGCGGCTGCAGCTGTGGCACCATG ATTACCTCCTGGGCCACTTGGATGATGAAGGGAAATCAACTGGACAGAGTGACAGGGGCAAGGGGGCTGAGGGACTGGGCACCTACTGTGGTCTCCGCAAGTCCTTCCTGTATCCTCCCCAAGAGTCTGAGCCCTGCCCTCAAAGcccctctgcctctgccaccttCCCCAGTGTCTCAGACAGCCTGCTTCAGGTGGCCATGCCCCAGAAGCTCCTGGTGACAGAAGAG GAAGCCAATCGCCTGGCTGAGGAGCTGGTGGCTGAGGAGGAGCGCATgaaacagaaagcagagaaaaagcGACTCAAGAAGAAG CGTCAAAAGGAACGGAAGCGACAGGAGCGTTTGGAGCAGTACTGTGGGGAGCCCAAG GCCAGCACTacctcagatggagatgagagcCCCCCATCCAGCCCTGGAAACCCAGTTCAGGGACAGTGTGGTGAAGAAGAG GACTCACTGGATCTATCTAGCACTTTTGTGTCTCTGGCTTTGCGCAAGGTTGGGGATTGGCCCCTCAGTGCCCGCAGAGAGAAGGGACTGAACCAGGAGCCCCAAGGCAGGGGTCTGGCCCTCCAGAAGATGGGTCAAGAGGAAGAGAGCCCTCCAAGAGAGGAGAGGCCCCAGCAGAGTTCAAAGGTACAG GCATCTCCGGGACTGCTGGCAGCTGCCTTACAACAGAGCCAGGAACTGGCAA AGTTGGGTACCAGCTTTGCTCAAAATGGTTTCTACCATGAGGCCGTGGTCCTCTTCACCCAGGCCTTGAAGCTCAACCCCCAGGACCACCG GTTATTTGGAAATCGTTCCTTCTGCCATGAGAGGTTGGGTCAGCCAGCGTGGGCCCTGGCTGATGCCCAGGTGGCCCTTACCCTACGGCCTGGCTGGCCCCGGGGCCTCTTCCGCCTGGGCAAGGCCttgatgggactacag CGCTTCAGAGAGGCAGCTGCTGTGTTTCAGGAAACTCTGAGAGATGGGTCCCAGCCTGACGCAGCCCGAGAGCTCCGCTCTTGCCTTCTCCACCTCACACTG GGTCAGCGAGGAGGAATCTGTGCACCACCTCTGTCACCTGGGGCCCTCCAGCCACTTCCCCATGCTGAGCTGGCACCCTCAGGCCTACCTTCCCTCAGGTGCCCTCGAAGCACTGCTTTGAGGTCCCCTGGCCTGTCTCCACTCTTGCATTATCCTTCATGTCACCGAAGCCACCCCAACCAGCCCCTCTCCCAGACTCAGAGTAGAAGGCCCCATCCTCTCCAGCCCCAGGACCCTTCAAAGGGCTGGGACATCCTGGGACTTGGGCTCCAGCATCTGTCTCAGGCCAGATGA